Proteins from one Panicum virgatum strain AP13 chromosome 7K, P.virgatum_v5, whole genome shotgun sequence genomic window:
- the LOC120640840 gene encoding uncharacterized protein LOC120640840 isoform X1: MLASFSFKIPLNQWRQHLQDINFWLNGYINSPAYLEEKLVKYFVQWNVGVGPAACFTRAISSISRDVIIRKHGPIDHVIEVDMKQAAVVPGTRLSINDKLHIKVAEQLGLLGQDFDRIKEKNDEQWYYAYNDATDFSMSLLKSSIEPQITQKLLTKTYLLVVENLDEPIKPIKFEDFTEGLCLPPLMWKCSFWLVSTTSQDVCDRSKSDYSGVIESFTGDDILMLTLYSLHQAAKYIMSVIGNKDEQYWHHVAIQCFHSATMLLIPPAHGDGDQQSSDAPAAITSDELIRQWAAQGLITVVRERTEEVTSASYHGKYSDIYQVGSVILEAFQEYSLLQVPCFPATKADEATKSAAHFLAYHSLIAECCAADELCEGNYSGLERMQWISHVGEQGWHVSREWLSQEAGGPTMLIMRYCSQQSRFFKKLESDHFLATLHCLRALDLSYTPLQSLPPSFCYLQKLQLLSLRGCYNLTSPFSFPIAEIILCHNNSNRMFNLLYLDLSYSNIYTFQCDFFHSMPNLKELLLVRCSNLEELPPSIAVLSSLTTLEIIGTQIKSFRIEIVEEMRKLRSLKLIDNNLLGLTEIKLDGHGTLNSFSLIGTLHIKRLSLHGCSKLESVDIKEVDALEELDLSATAIKELPDNIPNLPQLRRLLLRGVPSLRRFPWHKLQRLPDVFCLDQCPDGTVNHHCSPQVAQVRICDSRLFYSFNKSTRDLVQDGGLFKSFYVQVTSSCKATTRKIQDEEEMVKTSKLHASLAAYADVNRRYLTDGVLMVSMDDVPPFRDTERHVEISEVERYPHGLKYLLEATKSISMADDTHVSCLNDLSHLNVLEECKLQRCHRMVHVFNNVYYLGRSLKNAHVSHLKSLTHFKGVDYAYGFLALKHLRLEHCPRLEGVMPRGSVLPSLVTLDILFCYNLKVIFYYSRQRPSSFELPCLRRIHLQELPLLKHLYDDDAVLAAPAWEELHVRGCWSLRRLPHLDRRQGKKAVAVSGERAWWTKLRWDGRDDSHRGSYEPRLPRASASIRKRVVIKTYLR, encoded by the exons ATGCTGGCATCATTTTCATTTAAAATACCATTGAATCAGTGGCGTCAACATCTGCAAGATATCAACTTCTG GCTGAATGGATATATCAACAGCCCTGCATATTTGGAAGAAAAACTTGTCAAGTATTTCGTGCAGTGGAATGTTGGGGTCGGTCCCGCAGCATGTTTCACTCGAGCTATATCGAGCATTTCTCGGGATGTAATCATCAGGAAACATGGTCCCATCGACCATGTAATAGAGGTGGACATGAAGCAGGCAGCAGTAGTGCCGGGAACGAGGCTCAGCATCAATGACAAGCTGCATATCAAAGTGGCGGAGCAGCTCGGGCTACTCGGCCAAGATTTTGACAGGATCAAGGAAAAGAATGACGAGCAATGGTACTATGCCTACAACGATGCCACAGACTTTTCCATGAGTCTGTTAAAATCATCCATTGAGCCTCAAATAACCCAAAAGCTATTGACGAAGACGTACCTGCTGGTGGTTGAGAACCTCGACGAGCCAATAAAGCCCATCAAGTTTGAAGATTTCACGGAGGGCTTATGCCTTCCTCCCCTTATGTGGAAATGCTCTTTTTGGCTCGTATCCACCACCTCCCAAGATGTTTGTGACAGGAGCAAGTCAGATTATTCTGGTGTCATCGAATCCTTCACTGGGGATGATATATTGATGCTTACTCTCTACTCACTGCATCAAGCGGCCAAGTACATCATGAGTGTGATTGGCAACAAAGACGAGCAATATTGGCACCATGTGGCCATCCAGTGCTTTCACTCCGCCACCATGCTGCTCATTCCACCGgctcatggagatggagatcagcAGAGTTCTGATGCACCGGCTGCTATTACTTCAGATGAGCTGATACGTCAATGGGCCGCACAAGGTCTCATCACTGTTGTACGAGAAAGAACAGAGGAGGTGACATCAGCCAGCTACCATGGCAAATACAGTGATATATACCAAGTTGGAAGTGTTATCCTTGAAGCTTTTCAAGAGTACTCCTTGCTGCAGGTTCCCTGTTTTCCAGCAACTAAAGCAGATGAGGCCACAAAATCTGCTGCTCACTTCCTAGCATATCACAGCCTCATTGCAGAGTGCTGCGCAGCAGATGAACTTTGTGAGGGCAATTATTCTGGGTTGGAGCGCATGCAATGGATCTCGCATGTGGGTGAGCAGGGATGGCATGTAAGCAGAGAATGGTTGAGCCAGGAAGCCGGTGGCCCAACCATGCTTATTATGAGGTATTGCTCACAACAGTCAAGGTTTTTCAAGAAGCTTGAATCTGATCATTTCTTGGCCACACTCCATTGTCTCCGTGCTCTTGATCTTTCCTACACTCCACTACAATCACTACCTCCTTCATTCTGCTACCTCCAAAAACTCCAATTGCTTTCTCTCAGAGGCTGCTATAACCTCACAAGTCCATTCAGCTTCCCAATTGCTGAAATCATCCTCTGTCATAACAACAGTAACAGAATGTTCAATTTGCTATACCTCGATCTCTCCTATTCAAATATATACACATTCCAGTGCGACTTCTTCCATAGCATGCCCAATCTAAAAGAGCTCCTGCTTGTTAGGTGCTCGAACCTTGAGGAGTTGCCACCCTCCATTGCTGTGTTGTCTAGTCTAACAACACTTGAAATCATAGGTACTCAAATAAAATCTTTCCGCATAGAGATAGTTGAAGAAATGAGGAAGCTCCGATCACTCAAGCTGATTGACAATAACCTGCTAGGGCTAACAGAGATAAAATTGGATGGGCATGGTACCCTTAATTCATTCTCATTGATTGGTACACTACATATAAAGCGATTGTCATTGCACGGATGTAGTAAGCTAGAATCCGTGGACATTAAGGAGGTTGATGCTTTGGAGGAGCTCGATTTGTCTGCCACGGCTATCAAGGAGCTACCAGACAACATCCCTAATCTGCCCCAGCTTAGGCGATTGCTTCTCAGGGGAGTTCCTTCCCTGAGACGATTCCCTTGGCATAAGCTGCAAAGACTCCCGGATGTGTTTTGCTTGGATCAATGCCCAGATGGAACTGTTAATCATCATTGCAGTCCACAAGTTGCTCAGGTGCGCATATGTGATTCCAGATTGTTTTATAGCTTCAACAAGAGCACCAGGGATTTAGTACAGGATGGAGGACTTTTCAAATCTTTCTATGTTCAAGTTACATCATCATGCAAGGCCACAACTCGGAAGATACAGGATGAAGAGGAGATGGTGAAAACCAGCAAGCTTCATGCATCATTGGCAGCCTATGCTGATGTAAACCGTCGCTATCTGACAGACGGAGTCTTGATGGTGTCAATGGATGACGTGCCTCCCTTTCGGGATACTGAGCGTCATGTGGAGATCTCAGAAGTGGAGCGGTATCCCCATGGTCTGAAGTATCTTCTGGAAGCCACTAAATCAATTAGCATGGCAGACGATACTCACGTCTCCTGCCTCAATGATCTGAGTCATTTGAATGTGCTGGAGGAATGCAAGCTCCAGCGGTGCCATCGGATGGTGCATGTCTTTAATAATGTGTATTACCTGGGGCGGAGTCTGAAGAATGCACATGTCTCTCATCTCAAAAGTCTGACGCATTTCAAAGGCGTGGATTATGCTTATGgtttccttgcactgaagcaccTCCGGCTGGAGCATTGCCCGAGGTTGGAAGGCGTCATGCCACGTGGATCTGTGCTGCCAAGTCTCGTGACGCTCGACATCCTCTTCTGCTACAATCTCAAGGTAATTTTCTACTACAGTCGTCAGCGTCCTTCTAGTTTCGAGCTCCCATGTCTTCGGAGGATCCACCTCCAGGAGCTGCCCCTGCTGAAGCATCTttacgacgacgacgccgtccTGGCCGCGCCCGCATGGGAGGAGCTCCACGTCCGCGGGTGCTGGAGCTTGCGCCGCCTCCCGCACCTCGACCGACGACAAGGCAAGAAGGCCGTGGCGGTGAGCGGGGAGCGGGCCTGGTGGACCAAGCTCCGCTGGGATGGCCGGGACGACTCGCACCGCGGCAGCTACGAGCCCAGGCTTCCTCGGGCGTCCGCCTCCATCCGCAAGCGCGTCGTCATCAAGACCTACCTCAGGTGA
- the LOC120640840 gene encoding uncharacterized protein LOC120640840 isoform X2, with amino-acid sequence MLASFSFKIPLNQWRQHLQDINFWLNGYINSPAYLEEKLVKYFVQWNVGVGPAACFTRAISSISRDVIIRKHGPIDHVIEVDMKQAAVVPGTRLSINDKLHIKVAEQLGLLGQDFDRIKEKNDEQWYYAYNDATDFSMSLLKSSIEPQITQKLLTKTYLLVVENLDEPIKPIKFEDFTEGLCLPPLMWKCSFWLVSTTSQDVCDRSKSDYSGVIESFTGDDILMLTLYSLHQAAKYIMSVIGNKDEQYWHHVAIQCFHSATMLLIPPAHGDGDQQSSDAPAAITSDELIRQWAAQGLITVVRERTEEVTSASYHGKYSDIYQVGSVILEAFQEYSLLQVPCFPATKADEATKSAAHFLAYHSLIAECCAADELCEGNYSGLERMQWISHVGEQGWHVSREWLSQEAGGPTMLIMRYCSQQSRFFKKLESDHFLATLHCLRALDLSYTPLQSLPPSFCYLQKLQLLSLRGCYNLTSPFSFPIAEIILCHNNSNRMFNLLYLDLSYSNIYTFQCDFFHSMPNLKELLLVRCSNLEELPPSIAVLSSLTTLEIIGTQIKSFRIEIVEEMRKLRSLKLIDNNLLGLTEIKLDGHGTLNSFSLIGTLHIKRLSLHGCSKLESVDIKEVDALEELDLSATAIKELPDNIPNLPQLRRLLLRGVPSLRRFPWHKLQRLPDVFCLDQCPDGTVNHHCSPQVAQVRICDSRLFYSFNKSTRDLVQDGGLFKSFYVQVTSSCKATTRKIQDEEEMVKTSKLHASLAAYADVNRRYLTDGVLMVSMDDVPPFRDTERHVEISEVERYPHGLKYLLEATKSISMADDTHVSCLNDLSHLNVLEECKLQRCHRMVHVFNNVYYLGRSLKNAHVSHLKSLTHFKGVDYAYGFLALKHLRLEHCPRLEGVMPRGSVLPSLVTLDILFCYNLKELPLLKHLYDDDAVLAAPAWEELHVRGCWSLRRLPHLDRRQGKKAVAVSGERAWWTKLRWDGRDDSHRGSYEPRLPRASASIRKRVVIKTYLR; translated from the exons ATGCTGGCATCATTTTCATTTAAAATACCATTGAATCAGTGGCGTCAACATCTGCAAGATATCAACTTCTG GCTGAATGGATATATCAACAGCCCTGCATATTTGGAAGAAAAACTTGTCAAGTATTTCGTGCAGTGGAATGTTGGGGTCGGTCCCGCAGCATGTTTCACTCGAGCTATATCGAGCATTTCTCGGGATGTAATCATCAGGAAACATGGTCCCATCGACCATGTAATAGAGGTGGACATGAAGCAGGCAGCAGTAGTGCCGGGAACGAGGCTCAGCATCAATGACAAGCTGCATATCAAAGTGGCGGAGCAGCTCGGGCTACTCGGCCAAGATTTTGACAGGATCAAGGAAAAGAATGACGAGCAATGGTACTATGCCTACAACGATGCCACAGACTTTTCCATGAGTCTGTTAAAATCATCCATTGAGCCTCAAATAACCCAAAAGCTATTGACGAAGACGTACCTGCTGGTGGTTGAGAACCTCGACGAGCCAATAAAGCCCATCAAGTTTGAAGATTTCACGGAGGGCTTATGCCTTCCTCCCCTTATGTGGAAATGCTCTTTTTGGCTCGTATCCACCACCTCCCAAGATGTTTGTGACAGGAGCAAGTCAGATTATTCTGGTGTCATCGAATCCTTCACTGGGGATGATATATTGATGCTTACTCTCTACTCACTGCATCAAGCGGCCAAGTACATCATGAGTGTGATTGGCAACAAAGACGAGCAATATTGGCACCATGTGGCCATCCAGTGCTTTCACTCCGCCACCATGCTGCTCATTCCACCGgctcatggagatggagatcagcAGAGTTCTGATGCACCGGCTGCTATTACTTCAGATGAGCTGATACGTCAATGGGCCGCACAAGGTCTCATCACTGTTGTACGAGAAAGAACAGAGGAGGTGACATCAGCCAGCTACCATGGCAAATACAGTGATATATACCAAGTTGGAAGTGTTATCCTTGAAGCTTTTCAAGAGTACTCCTTGCTGCAGGTTCCCTGTTTTCCAGCAACTAAAGCAGATGAGGCCACAAAATCTGCTGCTCACTTCCTAGCATATCACAGCCTCATTGCAGAGTGCTGCGCAGCAGATGAACTTTGTGAGGGCAATTATTCTGGGTTGGAGCGCATGCAATGGATCTCGCATGTGGGTGAGCAGGGATGGCATGTAAGCAGAGAATGGTTGAGCCAGGAAGCCGGTGGCCCAACCATGCTTATTATGAGGTATTGCTCACAACAGTCAAGGTTTTTCAAGAAGCTTGAATCTGATCATTTCTTGGCCACACTCCATTGTCTCCGTGCTCTTGATCTTTCCTACACTCCACTACAATCACTACCTCCTTCATTCTGCTACCTCCAAAAACTCCAATTGCTTTCTCTCAGAGGCTGCTATAACCTCACAAGTCCATTCAGCTTCCCAATTGCTGAAATCATCCTCTGTCATAACAACAGTAACAGAATGTTCAATTTGCTATACCTCGATCTCTCCTATTCAAATATATACACATTCCAGTGCGACTTCTTCCATAGCATGCCCAATCTAAAAGAGCTCCTGCTTGTTAGGTGCTCGAACCTTGAGGAGTTGCCACCCTCCATTGCTGTGTTGTCTAGTCTAACAACACTTGAAATCATAGGTACTCAAATAAAATCTTTCCGCATAGAGATAGTTGAAGAAATGAGGAAGCTCCGATCACTCAAGCTGATTGACAATAACCTGCTAGGGCTAACAGAGATAAAATTGGATGGGCATGGTACCCTTAATTCATTCTCATTGATTGGTACACTACATATAAAGCGATTGTCATTGCACGGATGTAGTAAGCTAGAATCCGTGGACATTAAGGAGGTTGATGCTTTGGAGGAGCTCGATTTGTCTGCCACGGCTATCAAGGAGCTACCAGACAACATCCCTAATCTGCCCCAGCTTAGGCGATTGCTTCTCAGGGGAGTTCCTTCCCTGAGACGATTCCCTTGGCATAAGCTGCAAAGACTCCCGGATGTGTTTTGCTTGGATCAATGCCCAGATGGAACTGTTAATCATCATTGCAGTCCACAAGTTGCTCAGGTGCGCATATGTGATTCCAGATTGTTTTATAGCTTCAACAAGAGCACCAGGGATTTAGTACAGGATGGAGGACTTTTCAAATCTTTCTATGTTCAAGTTACATCATCATGCAAGGCCACAACTCGGAAGATACAGGATGAAGAGGAGATGGTGAAAACCAGCAAGCTTCATGCATCATTGGCAGCCTATGCTGATGTAAACCGTCGCTATCTGACAGACGGAGTCTTGATGGTGTCAATGGATGACGTGCCTCCCTTTCGGGATACTGAGCGTCATGTGGAGATCTCAGAAGTGGAGCGGTATCCCCATGGTCTGAAGTATCTTCTGGAAGCCACTAAATCAATTAGCATGGCAGACGATACTCACGTCTCCTGCCTCAATGATCTGAGTCATTTGAATGTGCTGGAGGAATGCAAGCTCCAGCGGTGCCATCGGATGGTGCATGTCTTTAATAATGTGTATTACCTGGGGCGGAGTCTGAAGAATGCACATGTCTCTCATCTCAAAAGTCTGACGCATTTCAAAGGCGTGGATTATGCTTATGgtttccttgcactgaagcaccTCCGGCTGGAGCATTGCCCGAGGTTGGAAGGCGTCATGCCACGTGGATCTGTGCTGCCAAGTCTCGTGACGCTCGACATCCTCTTCTGCTACAATCTCAAG GAGCTGCCCCTGCTGAAGCATCTttacgacgacgacgccgtccTGGCCGCGCCCGCATGGGAGGAGCTCCACGTCCGCGGGTGCTGGAGCTTGCGCCGCCTCCCGCACCTCGACCGACGACAAGGCAAGAAGGCCGTGGCGGTGAGCGGGGAGCGGGCCTGGTGGACCAAGCTCCGCTGGGATGGCCGGGACGACTCGCACCGCGGCAGCTACGAGCCCAGGCTTCCTCGGGCGTCCGCCTCCATCCGCAAGCGCGTCGTCATCAAGACCTACCTCAGGTGA